A genomic stretch from Tribolium castaneum strain GA2 chromosome 6, icTriCast1.1, whole genome shotgun sequence includes:
- the LOC661387 gene encoding sodium-dependent noradrenaline transporter — protein MPPVVESRPTWSSNFRLYLAMFSYSTGITIPKFASPWLLKTNVGILLLIPVQLLVMFLTTIPCMFMELALGQYSNRAVIRVWDLCPLLRGIGLCSFLTFLLYQSYYNFLCTCSLCFTFLSFTSEPQWRSCNRSWNKINCFTLRDNYTKRLECSQRYGREKCDKMQWQSSVEQFYFNRVLNTDETSGYVGAPQPELLVYGLVTIILIFFANYGGPKTTEKFLLVLATVPTVQMVVLFFAPLSDQNGFVTLNYLFTQLDVKNLSNFKTWTRIINLSLSSPGLGFGAFIAFGTQSTFRTPLHFKAIIISVTSVLFTVLYSIIVQNFLISLCIQSQMLFDDFFKLEQELEMPEAVFFLEHSSRFWITMWLSNCYMTGLRSLIVMMCLNTEVVYNSLPKARKRHTLCVLTFSLIIYTGTIFLSTRIGYSVFKTIESVLNDFCVPFLNTLQLVGVVYFYGITKFRDDVHFMLGIRSSVYWNTLYVLNPLLLGIVLAYNLHDFFTGGSFNFHSLGIFRISLIWFSLVVVTLYAFFYIIVSFFGHHFKVCKSSPEWGPRHGSLFVSRKMFKAYNVAKEYLYRQERFSQQ, from the exons ATGCCTCCGGTGGTGGAATCCCGCCCAACGTGGAGCTCCAATTTCCGGCTCTACCTGGCAATGTTCAGCTACAGTACCGGGATAACGATCCCGAAGTTCGCTAGTCCTTGGCTCCTCAAGACCAATGTCGGGATCCTCCTCCTGATCCCCGTCCAGCTCCTGGTCATGTTCCTGACGACGATCCCTTGCATGTTCATGGAGCTAGCCCTGGGGCAGTACTCCAACCGGGCGGTGATACGAGTGTGGGACTTGTGCCCGTTACTGCGAGGAATCGGCTTATGCAGTTTCCTCACGTTTCTGCTCTACCAATCGTATTACAATTTCCTCTGTACATGTAGTCTTTGTTTCACGTTTTTGTCATTCACGAGCGAACCACAATGGAGATCTTGTAACAGGAGTTGGAATAAGATAAATTGCTTCACTTTGCGAGACAATTACACGAAGCGACTCGAATGCAGCCAGAGATACGGCAGGGAAAAGTGCGACAAGATGCAGTGGCAGTCGAGCGTGGAGCAGTTTTACTTCAACCGGGTGCTGAACACGGATGAGACTTCCGGTTATGTGG GGGCCCCCCAGCCTGAACTACTGGTCTATGGATTGGtcacaattattttgattttttttgcgaacTATGGTGGCCCCAAAACCACCGAAAAATTCCTTCTGGTGTTGGCAACGGTGCCCACGGTTCAAATGGTTGTCTTGTTTTTTGCCCCCTTGTCGGACCAGAACGGCTTTGTGACCCTTAATTACTTGTTCACCCAACTGGATGTGAAAAATTTGTCCAATTTTAAGACCTGGACTAGGATTATAAACTTGTCTCTGAGTAGTCCAGGCCTGGGGTTTGGTGCCTTCATTGCTTTCGGCACGCAGAGCACTTTCAGGACCCCTCTGCACTTCAAGGCGATCATAATAAGCGTCACTTCGGTTTTATTCACAGTCTTGTACAGTATCATAGTCCAgaactttttaatttcgttgTGCATCCAAAGCCAGATGTtgtttgacgatttttttaaactggaaCAGGAGCTGGAGATGCCTGAGGCCGTGTTTTTCCTGGAACACAGTTCCAGGTTTTGGATAACCATGTGGTTATCCAATTGTTACATGACCG GTCTCCGAAGTTTGATTGTGATGATGTGCCTGAACACCGAAGTGGTTTATAACTCGTTACCAAAGGCCAGAAAACGACACACACTCTGTGTTCTAACGTTCTCTCTTATAATCTACACCGGGACGATTTTCCTGTCAACGAGAATTGGTTACTCCGTGTTTAAAACCATCGAAAGTGTGTTAAACGACTTTTGTGTTCCGTTCCTCAACACTTTACAACTCGTCGGAGTTGTGTATTTTTACGGTATTACTAAATTTAGAGACGATGTCCACTTTATGTTAGGGATACGGTCGTCAGTGTACTGGAACACGCTCTACGTCCTTAATCCCCTTCTTCTGGGGATTGTGTTGGCCTACAACTTGCACGATTTCTTCACTGGGGGGAGTTTCAATTTTCACAGTCTTGGTATTTTTAGGATAAGTCTTATTTGGTTTAGTCTTGTTGTTGTCACGTTGTATGCTTTTTTCTACATTATTGTTAGTTTCTTTGGGCACCATTTTAAAGTTTGTAAGTCGTCACCTGAGTGGGGCCCTCGACACGGCTCCCTGTTTGTGAGCCGAAAAATGTTCAAGGCCTATAACGTGGCCAAGGAGTATTTGTATCGTCAAGAACGGTTCAGTCAGCAATAA
- the LOC661340 gene encoding death-associated protein kinase 1 isoform X1, which translates to MNTSLSRGCSYSPRESFEYTALQFAARRGSLEQVRYLIESGTDLDTGPDPALHLALRKQNTAIAHVLLHAGADFEIKDSHGDYPIHIACTLGLLDVVHALCALGCSVEVLTAKGLSPLHLAAKNGHIHVVRCLCAAGCNIDIRNSDNIRADITALKYGHNDIAELLDRLRVTGQRDTLARQLVPTSKPALRLNLRLLGHCGVGKTSLVKSLSAGLFGSLFRRSSSLQSNKSRPSSPINTQIEMDVTSRQNSLSFESSGNYQSTNGISVQNMDISNVGETTVWEFSGQENYFPIYHHFLWPSPHSLTLVLFSLEDSPSIQVQQVCFWLNFLLARQPADLPSSEYGQVMLVATHVDLTRAVKTQNGEWICPDAQKTLETVRKIIPHVPNLMSSVVIMDTNVPASYPFKQLKSTLAELKQECLQDYLTSRKGYNLITSRVLKQTVGTWTGLLEATLAWLNSLQKDYEQFPVLSRSTFSELLRSQVNILASDHHIQELLQQLHFMGEVFCVQDLVVVSVSWLGGQLLGELFSSDFFLHARVTGVYTSEDFQASFNQCDALGALDLLEALDVCVQCDIEGEIEYEFPIYNHVETLEGLWDSEDPRYASKGSQYGGLRLYTPPGTYHQFKSIFPHIQVELRRAILANYSNNDSDMDLYQWHLGSKLCNTELESLITLEEDEVALQFIEIKIRGPNNSSQYCFYFLEQIMQTINHALLRVCPGLLIEKHVLSPLELKRHSEGPFCYPSDIITTAMLEAESTLDVALYNPNVDAQETIAQLIMFSDLDLAGNIQWGCALRIQDLAPPIKLKLCGLLDPPERHGRDWCLLALRLGLCQDKIAALDSQHSSHTMRLLTTADCSIGALITSLHELDRLDAAEVVLRSAPIFKIIEHVSV; encoded by the exons ATGAACACCTCCTTAAGCCGGGGCTGTTCTTACAGCCCTCGGGAGTCCTTCGAATACACTGCGCTTCAATTTGCAGCTCGAAGAGGCTCTTTGGAGCAAGTCCG ATATTTGATCGAGAGTGGCACTGATCTTGACACAGGGCCGGACCCTGCCCTACATCTAGCCCTCCGGAAGCAAAACACGGCGATAGCACATGTGCTCCTCCATGCTGGGGCTGATTTTGAGATCAAAGATTCA CATGGAGATTATCCCATCCATATTGCTTGTACTTTAGGGCTTTTGGACGTGGTCCATGCCCTGTGTGCGTTAGGATGTAGTGTCGAAGTTCTGACGGCGAAAGGGCTTTCGCCCTTGCATTTGGCGGCGAAGAATGGACATATTCATGTTGTCAG GTGTTTATGTGCCGCTGGGTGCAACATAGACATCCGTAATTCTGATAACATCAGGGCTGATATCACGGCTTTGAAATATGGTCATAACGACATTGCCGAGTTGTTGGATAGATTAAGGGTGACTGGGCAAAGGGACACTTTAGCCCGTCAATTAGTACCAACTTCCAAACCAGCCCTTAGATTAAACTTGCGGCTTTTGGGGCACTGTGGTGTCGGGAAAACTTCCCTGGTCAAGTCGTTAAGTGCCGGTTTGTTTGGTTCGTTATTCCGGCGATCGAGTTCGCTCCAAAGCAACAAAT cTCGTCCTTCATCCCCCATTAACACCCAAATCGAGATGGATGTCACCTCACGACAAAATTCTCTAAGTTTTGAAAGCAGTGGCAATTACCAGTCCACAAACGGCATTAGTGTACAAAATATGGACATATCTAACGTTGGCGAAACAACAGTTTGGGAGTTCTCAGGACAGGAAAACTATTTTCCCATCTATCACCACTTTTTATGGCCTTCACCTCATTCGCTTACTTTGGTTTTGTTCAGTTTGGAAGACTCGCCGTCCATTCAAGTGCAACAAGTTTGCTTCTGGCTCAATTTTCTTCTAGCGAGGCAACCGGCTGACCTGCCTTCTT CCGAATACGGCCAAGTCATGTTGGTGGCCACCCACGTGGACTTGACCCGCGCTGTGAAGACGCAAAACGGCGAATGGATTTGTCCCGACGCTCAGAAAACGCTCGAAACTGTCCGAAAAATAATCCCCCACGTCCCCAATCTCATGTCCAGTGTTGTGATAATGGACACAAACGTGCCAGCTTCCTACCCTTTCAAGCAACTCAAGTCGACGCTGGCCGAACTGAAACAAGAGTGCCTCCAG GATTATTTAACTAGTAGAAAGGGCTACAATTTAATAACGAGCCGCGTCTTGAAG CAAACCGTGGGGACCTGGACCGGCCTCCTGGAAGCAACCCTAGCTTGGCTCAACTCGCTCCAGAAGGATTACGAGCAGTTTCCCGTTTTGTCGCGTTCTACGTTTTCGGAGTTGTTGCGAAGTCAGGTCAACATCCTGGCTTCGGACCACCACATCCAGGAGTTGCTCCAGCAGTTGCACTTCATGGGGGAGGTGTTCTGCGTCCAGGATTTGGTCGTGGTTTCGGTTTCCTGGCTAGGGGGGCAACTTCTAGGCGAGCTTTTCTCAAGCGATTTTTTCCTACATGCACGAGTGACTGGCGTCTACACTAGTGAAGATTTCCAAGCTAGTTTCAACCAGTGTGACGCTTTAGGGGCCTTAGATTTACTCGAAGCTTTAGATGTTTGCGTTCAG TGTGACATTGAAGGGGAGATTGAGTACGAGTTTCCAATTTATAATCATGTGGAGACTCTTGAAGGGTTGTGGGATTCGGAGGATCCGAGATATGCGAGCAAAGGATCACAGTATGGTGGTTTAAG GTTGTACACCCCACCAGGGACGTACCACCAGTTCAAATCAATTTTCCCCCACATTCAAGTTGAGTTGCGGAGAGCAATTTTGGCCAATTATAGCAACAATGATAGTGATATGGATTTATACCAATGGCATTTAGGCTCAAAACTATGTAACACAGAACTCGAAAGTCTCATTACGTTGGAAGAAGACGAAGTCGCTTTACAATtcattgagataaaaatcagGGGACCAAATAATTCCTCGCAATACTGTTTCTACTTTTTGGAGCAAATAATGCAAACGATAAATCACGCTTTATTGAGAGTTTGTCCCGGACTGCTTATCGAGAAACACGTCTTGAGCCCTTTGGAATTGAAGAGACACTCAGAGGGGCCTTTTTGTTACCCCTCTGATATCATCACAACTGCAATGCTTGAAGCTGAGTCAACTCTCGATGTCGCCTTGTACAACCCCAATGTTGATGCTCAAGAAACCATCGCCCAGTTAATTATGTTTA GCGATTTGGATTTGGCGGGTAACATCCAGTGGGGCTGCGCCCTCAGAATCCAAGACCTCGCCCCTCCGATTAAACTGAAGCTGTGCGGTTTGCTGGACCCCCCGGAGCGGCACGGTCGCGACTGGTGCTTGCTAGCCCTCCGTTTGGGTCTCTGTCAGGATAAAATCGCCGCTCTTGATTCGCAACATTCCAGCCATACGATGAGACTGCTAACAACAGCTGATTGTTCAATAG GTGCTCTTATAACCAGTTTGCATGAACTAGACCGACTCGATGCCGCTGAAGTCGTCCTGCGTTCCGCAcccatatttaaaattatagagCATGTCAGTGTTTAG
- the LOC661340 gene encoding death-associated protein kinase 1 isoform X2, whose protein sequence is MNTSLSRGCSYSPRESFEYTALQFAARRGSLEQVRYLIESGTDLDTGPDPALHLALRKQNTAIAHVLLHAGADFEIKDSHGDYPIHIACTLGLLDVVHALCALGCSVEVLTAKGLSPLHLAAKNGHIHVVRCLCAAGCNIDIRNSDNIRADITALKYGHNDIAELLDRLRVTGQRDTLARQLVPTSKPALRLNLRLLGHCGVGKTSLVKSLSAGLFGSLFRRSSSLQSNKSRPSSPINTQIEMDVTSRQNSLSFESSGNYQSTNGISVQNMDISNVGETTVWEFSGQENYFPIYHHFLWPSPHSLTLVLFSLEDSPSIQVQQVCFWLNFLLARQPADLPSSEYGQVMLVATHVDLTRAVKTQNGEWICPDAQKTLETVRKIIPHVPNLMSSVVIMDTNVPASYPFKQLKSTLAELKQECLQQTVGTWTGLLEATLAWLNSLQKDYEQFPVLSRSTFSELLRSQVNILASDHHIQELLQQLHFMGEVFCVQDLVVVSVSWLGGQLLGELFSSDFFLHARVTGVYTSEDFQASFNQCDALGALDLLEALDVCVQCDIEGEIEYEFPIYNHVETLEGLWDSEDPRYASKGSQYGGLRLYTPPGTYHQFKSIFPHIQVELRRAILANYSNNDSDMDLYQWHLGSKLCNTELESLITLEEDEVALQFIEIKIRGPNNSSQYCFYFLEQIMQTINHALLRVCPGLLIEKHVLSPLELKRHSEGPFCYPSDIITTAMLEAESTLDVALYNPNVDAQETIAQLIMFSDLDLAGNIQWGCALRIQDLAPPIKLKLCGLLDPPERHGRDWCLLALRLGLCQDKIAALDSQHSSHTMRLLTTADCSIGALITSLHELDRLDAAEVVLRSAPIFKIIEHVSV, encoded by the exons ATGAACACCTCCTTAAGCCGGGGCTGTTCTTACAGCCCTCGGGAGTCCTTCGAATACACTGCGCTTCAATTTGCAGCTCGAAGAGGCTCTTTGGAGCAAGTCCG ATATTTGATCGAGAGTGGCACTGATCTTGACACAGGGCCGGACCCTGCCCTACATCTAGCCCTCCGGAAGCAAAACACGGCGATAGCACATGTGCTCCTCCATGCTGGGGCTGATTTTGAGATCAAAGATTCA CATGGAGATTATCCCATCCATATTGCTTGTACTTTAGGGCTTTTGGACGTGGTCCATGCCCTGTGTGCGTTAGGATGTAGTGTCGAAGTTCTGACGGCGAAAGGGCTTTCGCCCTTGCATTTGGCGGCGAAGAATGGACATATTCATGTTGTCAG GTGTTTATGTGCCGCTGGGTGCAACATAGACATCCGTAATTCTGATAACATCAGGGCTGATATCACGGCTTTGAAATATGGTCATAACGACATTGCCGAGTTGTTGGATAGATTAAGGGTGACTGGGCAAAGGGACACTTTAGCCCGTCAATTAGTACCAACTTCCAAACCAGCCCTTAGATTAAACTTGCGGCTTTTGGGGCACTGTGGTGTCGGGAAAACTTCCCTGGTCAAGTCGTTAAGTGCCGGTTTGTTTGGTTCGTTATTCCGGCGATCGAGTTCGCTCCAAAGCAACAAAT cTCGTCCTTCATCCCCCATTAACACCCAAATCGAGATGGATGTCACCTCACGACAAAATTCTCTAAGTTTTGAAAGCAGTGGCAATTACCAGTCCACAAACGGCATTAGTGTACAAAATATGGACATATCTAACGTTGGCGAAACAACAGTTTGGGAGTTCTCAGGACAGGAAAACTATTTTCCCATCTATCACCACTTTTTATGGCCTTCACCTCATTCGCTTACTTTGGTTTTGTTCAGTTTGGAAGACTCGCCGTCCATTCAAGTGCAACAAGTTTGCTTCTGGCTCAATTTTCTTCTAGCGAGGCAACCGGCTGACCTGCCTTCTT CCGAATACGGCCAAGTCATGTTGGTGGCCACCCACGTGGACTTGACCCGCGCTGTGAAGACGCAAAACGGCGAATGGATTTGTCCCGACGCTCAGAAAACGCTCGAAACTGTCCGAAAAATAATCCCCCACGTCCCCAATCTCATGTCCAGTGTTGTGATAATGGACACAAACGTGCCAGCTTCCTACCCTTTCAAGCAACTCAAGTCGACGCTGGCCGAACTGAAACAAGAGTGCCTCCAG CAAACCGTGGGGACCTGGACCGGCCTCCTGGAAGCAACCCTAGCTTGGCTCAACTCGCTCCAGAAGGATTACGAGCAGTTTCCCGTTTTGTCGCGTTCTACGTTTTCGGAGTTGTTGCGAAGTCAGGTCAACATCCTGGCTTCGGACCACCACATCCAGGAGTTGCTCCAGCAGTTGCACTTCATGGGGGAGGTGTTCTGCGTCCAGGATTTGGTCGTGGTTTCGGTTTCCTGGCTAGGGGGGCAACTTCTAGGCGAGCTTTTCTCAAGCGATTTTTTCCTACATGCACGAGTGACTGGCGTCTACACTAGTGAAGATTTCCAAGCTAGTTTCAACCAGTGTGACGCTTTAGGGGCCTTAGATTTACTCGAAGCTTTAGATGTTTGCGTTCAG TGTGACATTGAAGGGGAGATTGAGTACGAGTTTCCAATTTATAATCATGTGGAGACTCTTGAAGGGTTGTGGGATTCGGAGGATCCGAGATATGCGAGCAAAGGATCACAGTATGGTGGTTTAAG GTTGTACACCCCACCAGGGACGTACCACCAGTTCAAATCAATTTTCCCCCACATTCAAGTTGAGTTGCGGAGAGCAATTTTGGCCAATTATAGCAACAATGATAGTGATATGGATTTATACCAATGGCATTTAGGCTCAAAACTATGTAACACAGAACTCGAAAGTCTCATTACGTTGGAAGAAGACGAAGTCGCTTTACAATtcattgagataaaaatcagGGGACCAAATAATTCCTCGCAATACTGTTTCTACTTTTTGGAGCAAATAATGCAAACGATAAATCACGCTTTATTGAGAGTTTGTCCCGGACTGCTTATCGAGAAACACGTCTTGAGCCCTTTGGAATTGAAGAGACACTCAGAGGGGCCTTTTTGTTACCCCTCTGATATCATCACAACTGCAATGCTTGAAGCTGAGTCAACTCTCGATGTCGCCTTGTACAACCCCAATGTTGATGCTCAAGAAACCATCGCCCAGTTAATTATGTTTA GCGATTTGGATTTGGCGGGTAACATCCAGTGGGGCTGCGCCCTCAGAATCCAAGACCTCGCCCCTCCGATTAAACTGAAGCTGTGCGGTTTGCTGGACCCCCCGGAGCGGCACGGTCGCGACTGGTGCTTGCTAGCCCTCCGTTTGGGTCTCTGTCAGGATAAAATCGCCGCTCTTGATTCGCAACATTCCAGCCATACGATGAGACTGCTAACAACAGCTGATTGTTCAATAG GTGCTCTTATAACCAGTTTGCATGAACTAGACCGACTCGATGCCGCTGAAGTCGTCCTGCGTTCCGCAcccatatttaaaattatagagCATGTCAGTGTTTAG